One stretch of Streptomyces hygroscopicus DNA includes these proteins:
- a CDS encoding GntR family transcriptional regulator, protein MAKKSRYAEIAEVLAAEIADQPAGTRVSSEHEIAARFGVSRAAARAALQELEGRLLVRRVRGAGTFVNRPIDYLLSRRQPPSGSRTVEEAGGVHRRVVRDVRRVDLSGEHADRLRRVEGSPAHLLVSQTYLNGLVSSWTQAWIPVDLLPDLGPAVRAVESLDVILRQMCGVVPVRAWCRVSSVLPPPEVAAELDAERNRPVWLLESMSRDSRTGAPLMCSESWSRPDGLRLVIELDDLD, encoded by the coding sequence GTGGCCAAGAAGAGCAGGTACGCAGAGATAGCCGAGGTACTCGCGGCCGAGATCGCCGACCAGCCGGCCGGCACTCGCGTCTCCAGCGAGCACGAGATCGCCGCGCGCTTCGGCGTCAGCCGTGCCGCGGCCCGAGCCGCCCTCCAGGAGCTGGAGGGCCGGCTGCTGGTGCGGCGGGTCCGCGGCGCCGGCACGTTCGTCAACCGGCCGATCGACTACCTGCTGTCGCGGCGCCAGCCCCCGTCGGGGAGCCGTACCGTCGAGGAGGCGGGCGGCGTGCATCGCCGCGTGGTGCGGGACGTACGCCGCGTCGACCTCAGCGGGGAGCACGCCGACCGGCTACGGCGCGTCGAGGGCAGCCCCGCCCATCTGCTCGTGTCGCAGACCTATCTCAACGGCCTGGTCAGCAGTTGGACCCAGGCGTGGATCCCGGTCGACCTGCTGCCCGATCTCGGCCCGGCGGTGCGCGCCGTGGAGTCGCTCGATGTGATTCTGCGGCAGATGTGCGGTGTTGTGCCGGTGCGCGCCTGGTGCCGGGTCAGCAGCGTACTGCCCCCGCCCGAGGTGGCGGCGGAACTCGATGCCGAGCGCAACCGGCCGGTCTGGCTGCTGGAGAGCATGAGCCGGGATTCCCGCACCGGAGCTCCCCTGATGTGCAGCGAGTCCTGGTCCCGCCCCGACGGCCTGCGCCTCGTGATCGAACTCGACGACCTCGACTGA
- a CDS encoding transcriptional regulator xapR, with product MDLRRLEYFLVLARVLHFGRAAEELYISQPGLSQQIKVLEQELGTPLIHRGTKSINLTAAGEVLREHGERVLAESRLCVERVRAAAEQPTGVLRVAYTRSGADLNMHELVERFRVRYPEVRLSLSTAWTSRNLELLEADQVDVAFVRAAVRHRPVESLVVAAEELVVAMADDHPLAARERVSPDEVIELPLVHWPRAQGPGYHDEIRRQIWGDRPQRVVLEQPDAEHILREVAGRVGIAVLDEHRARKLCPPGVCVRRFVEPVPTTTLVVAWRPRAGHASVDRFIELCREHLGPAGR from the coding sequence GTGGACCTGCGGCGACTGGAGTACTTCCTGGTGCTCGCGCGTGTGCTCCATTTCGGTCGGGCGGCCGAGGAACTGTACATTTCGCAGCCGGGTCTCTCACAGCAGATCAAGGTTCTGGAGCAGGAACTCGGCACACCGCTGATCCACCGGGGTACCAAGTCGATCAACCTCACCGCGGCCGGTGAAGTTTTGCGCGAGCATGGCGAGCGGGTGCTCGCCGAGTCCAGGTTGTGTGTCGAACGGGTTCGGGCGGCGGCGGAGCAGCCCACCGGAGTGCTGCGGGTGGCCTACACCCGCTCCGGTGCCGATCTGAACATGCACGAACTAGTGGAACGGTTCCGCGTGCGTTACCCGGAGGTTCGGCTGTCCCTGTCCACCGCGTGGACGAGCCGGAACCTGGAACTCCTCGAAGCGGATCAGGTGGACGTGGCGTTCGTGCGGGCGGCGGTGCGCCACCGGCCGGTGGAGTCGCTGGTCGTCGCCGCGGAGGAGCTGGTGGTGGCGATGGCTGACGACCACCCGCTGGCGGCCCGGGAACGCGTCTCGCCGGACGAGGTGATCGAGCTGCCGCTGGTTCACTGGCCCAGAGCGCAGGGCCCGGGATACCACGACGAGATCCGACGGCAGATCTGGGGCGACCGACCCCAGCGGGTGGTCCTGGAACAGCCCGACGCCGAGCACATCCTGCGTGAGGTCGCGGGCCGTGTCGGCATCGCCGTACTGGACGAGCACCGGGCGCGGAAGCTCTGCCCACCCGGGGTGTGCGTGCGGCGGTTCGTCGAGCCCGTCCCGACCACCACGCTGGTGGTGGCGTGGCGGCCGCGGGCGGGGCACGCGTCGGTGGACCGGTTCATCGAGCTGTGCCGGGAGCACCTGGGCCCCGCCGGTCGGTGA
- a CDS encoding phosphonate ABC transporter permease: MSAIDQRPPLTPTAEPGPTTARRTLARPSVPGVAAGLALLICLASGVWAITGLRLNIATLVDSAGNAVDFSSRMLPLDFPPAPELLGLLWQTLAVVIAGTALSVVLSVPVALLAARNTTLNTPCRVMARAVIVLCRAVPDVVFAIAAFRVFGLGGMTGVVALGVHSVGMVGKLTADAVEQIDEGPRTALRAAGAGRLQQITGAVLPQVLPSLVATALHRLDINLRVSVVLGFVGVGGIGYSLATAVNRLDYQRAMALALVVLLTCFAFESVSGAVRRTLLPEVTTRSRHSRWRGWAARNPGVKAAPPAVARAPGHPPAGTAVAGDDGTAAVRPRTSPPWNGARVRRTVWLALALALVVASAVRSGVSWQALTRATGSFLPTLGDFLPPGTAGTGGTLLDDLWVTLQISLAGTLVGLVPAVLLGVLAAGNVVGSPRVARFFRTVILCVRGVPELILAIVLVVVTGLGPVAGALALGIGSIGLLGKLVADSLEEVEPGPVRALLATGARRRQVFFGAILPRAWPAVLGHVLYQLDVNIRSATLLGIVGAGGIGYDLLNAARVLEFGVVTTVVLMVLAVVLLVEGLAVWVRKVYA, encoded by the coding sequence GTGTCCGCCATTGACCAGCGCCCCCCGCTCACCCCCACCGCCGAGCCCGGCCCGACCACCGCGCGCCGGACCCTGGCCCGTCCGAGTGTCCCGGGAGTGGCGGCCGGACTCGCCCTGCTGATCTGCCTGGCCAGTGGCGTCTGGGCCATCACCGGTCTGCGTCTGAACATCGCCACCCTCGTCGACAGCGCGGGCAACGCCGTCGATTTCTCCAGTCGTATGCTGCCGCTGGACTTCCCGCCCGCGCCGGAACTGCTGGGCCTGCTCTGGCAGACCCTGGCCGTCGTCATCGCGGGCACGGCCCTCTCGGTCGTGCTGAGCGTGCCGGTGGCTCTCCTGGCCGCCCGCAACACCACGCTCAACACGCCCTGCCGGGTGATGGCGCGGGCGGTCATCGTGCTGTGCCGCGCCGTGCCCGATGTCGTCTTCGCCATCGCCGCCTTCCGGGTGTTCGGCCTGGGCGGCATGACCGGTGTCGTGGCCCTCGGTGTGCACTCCGTCGGCATGGTCGGAAAGCTCACCGCGGACGCCGTCGAGCAGATCGACGAGGGCCCGCGCACCGCGCTCAGGGCGGCGGGTGCCGGCCGGCTCCAGCAGATCACCGGTGCCGTCCTCCCCCAGGTGCTGCCTTCCCTGGTGGCCACCGCCCTGCACCGCCTCGACATCAACCTGCGCGTATCGGTGGTGCTCGGTTTCGTCGGCGTCGGCGGCATCGGCTACAGCCTCGCCACCGCCGTCAACCGGCTCGACTACCAGCGGGCCATGGCACTCGCCCTCGTGGTGCTGCTGACGTGTTTCGCGTTCGAGTCGGTCTCCGGCGCCGTCCGGCGCACCCTGCTGCCGGAGGTGACCACCCGGTCCCGCCACTCGCGGTGGCGCGGCTGGGCGGCACGGAACCCCGGAGTGAAGGCCGCACCGCCGGCCGTGGCCCGCGCGCCCGGCCACCCCCCGGCCGGCACCGCCGTGGCGGGTGACGACGGCACCGCCGCCGTTCGCCCACGGACCAGCCCGCCGTGGAACGGGGCACGGGTGCGCCGTACGGTCTGGCTGGCCCTGGCCCTGGCGCTCGTCGTGGCCTCCGCCGTACGGTCCGGCGTCTCCTGGCAGGCCCTGACCCGCGCCACCGGCTCCTTCCTGCCCACCCTCGGCGACTTCCTGCCGCCCGGCACCGCCGGAACCGGCGGCACACTCCTGGACGACCTGTGGGTCACGTTGCAGATCTCGCTCGCCGGCACGCTGGTCGGCCTGGTGCCCGCCGTGCTGCTGGGCGTGCTGGCGGCGGGGAACGTGGTGGGGTCGCCGCGGGTGGCACGGTTCTTCAGGACCGTGATCCTTTGTGTGCGGGGCGTTCCGGAACTCATCCTGGCCATCGTCCTCGTCGTGGTCACCGGCCTCGGCCCGGTGGCCGGGGCACTGGCACTCGGCATCGGGTCCATCGGACTGCTCGGCAAGCTGGTGGCCGATTCGCTGGAGGAAGTGGAGCCGGGACCCGTCCGGGCCCTGCTGGCCACCGGCGCCCGGCGGCGCCAGGTCTTCTTCGGCGCGATCCTGCCGCGTGCCTGGCCCGCAGTGCTCGGCCATGTGCTGTATCAGCTCGATGTCAACATCCGCTCGGCCACACTGCTCGGCATCGTGGGCGCGGGCGGCATCGGCTACGACCTGCTCAACGCCGCCCGGGTCCTGGAGTTCGGCGTGGTGACCACCGTGGTCCTGATGGTCCTCGCCGTCGTGCTGCTGGTCGAGGGCCTCGCGGTGTGGGTGCGGAAGGTGTACGCCTGA
- a CDS encoding phosphonate ABC transporter yields MTALDPRAEGPAGAEHARPVIRLTGLTKRFGSGPDARTALDQVSFDVTGGEVVALLGLSGSGKSTLLAQLNGLQRPTSGTGTVLGTDLAGTGDAGLRELRRRIGFVFQQFHLVGRLTVLENVCTGALGALRGPRLGLLTYPRSIRERALDGLARVGLAEHAFQRADTLSGGQQQRVAVARSLMQRPELLLADEPVASLAPESSAQIMRLLRDVADQGRLTVLCSLHQVDVALSWADRIIGLRQGRVVMELTTRDVDRAEVMRLYTEVGADPAPLPATVAPSTGTR; encoded by the coding sequence ATGACGGCCCTCGACCCCCGGGCCGAGGGCCCGGCCGGGGCGGAGCATGCCCGGCCGGTGATCCGGCTCACCGGCCTCACCAAGCGGTTCGGCAGCGGCCCCGACGCCCGGACCGCCCTCGACCAGGTCTCCTTCGACGTCACGGGCGGTGAGGTGGTCGCGCTCCTGGGCCTGTCCGGCTCCGGGAAGTCCACCCTCCTCGCCCAGCTCAACGGGTTGCAGCGGCCCACCTCCGGCACCGGCACCGTGCTCGGCACCGACCTGGCCGGCACCGGCGACGCCGGACTGCGGGAACTGCGCCGCCGTATCGGGTTCGTCTTCCAGCAGTTCCACCTGGTGGGCCGGCTCACGGTCCTGGAGAACGTCTGCACTGGGGCGCTCGGTGCGCTGCGCGGCCCCCGGCTCGGCCTGCTCACCTACCCGCGCTCGATCCGCGAGCGCGCGCTGGACGGGCTGGCGCGGGTCGGCCTCGCCGAACACGCCTTCCAGCGGGCCGACACCCTCTCCGGCGGCCAGCAGCAGCGCGTCGCCGTGGCCAGATCCCTGATGCAGCGTCCCGAGCTGCTGCTCGCGGACGAGCCCGTGGCCTCGCTCGCCCCCGAGTCCTCCGCGCAGATCATGCGGCTGCTCAGGGACGTCGCCGACCAGGGCCGCCTCACCGTCCTGTGCAGCCTGCACCAGGTGGATGTGGCCCTCTCCTGGGCCGACCGGATCATCGGCCTGCGGCAGGGCCGAGTGGTGATGGAGCTCACCACACGCGACGTCGACCGCGCCGAAGTGATGCGGCTGTACACGGAAGTCGGCGCGGATCCGGCACCCCTCCCCGCGACGGTCGCGCCATCCACGGGAACGAGGTGA
- a CDS encoding Binding-protein-dependent transport systems inner membrane component, with protein sequence MATLNESRASEAAAVAAPATASAGGEAVHTPRRTNRARSSSGRRRRWLGLVYLAPALLIYACVVLLPAGQGVNLSFYHWDGITAATWAGVENYTDFFTDPTLRQAVGHTLFFIVFFSFLPVVLGMTSAALTARKDTRGAGVYRWIIFLPQVLTPAVVAVVWKQIYAPDGPLNSVLSAFGLGGLTRGWLGDFTWALPALGLAGTWGAFGLCMVLFAAGAQNIPNELYDAARMDGAGPLREFFTVTLPGLRGQLAVALTLTLLGAIRVFDIVWLTTKGGPGTSTITPSVVLYKRAFSNPDVGAACAIGVVLAVVALIVSLAVVKLSEGDD encoded by the coding sequence ATGGCCACACTCAACGAAAGCCGCGCCTCCGAGGCCGCCGCCGTGGCCGCGCCCGCCACCGCGTCCGCGGGCGGCGAGGCCGTCCATACCCCGCGGCGCACGAACCGCGCCCGGTCGTCGTCGGGCCGGCGCCGCCGCTGGCTGGGGCTGGTGTACCTGGCCCCCGCACTGCTGATCTACGCATGCGTGGTGCTGCTGCCGGCCGGGCAGGGGGTGAATCTGTCCTTCTACCACTGGGACGGAATCACGGCGGCCACCTGGGCGGGAGTAGAGAACTACACCGACTTCTTCACCGACCCGACGCTGCGCCAGGCGGTCGGCCACACCCTGTTCTTCATCGTCTTCTTCTCCTTCCTTCCGGTCGTCCTGGGGATGACGAGTGCGGCACTGACCGCGCGCAAGGACACCCGCGGTGCCGGGGTCTACCGCTGGATCATCTTCCTTCCCCAGGTGCTCACCCCGGCCGTCGTCGCGGTGGTGTGGAAGCAGATCTACGCCCCGGACGGGCCCCTCAACAGCGTCCTCAGCGCCTTCGGCCTGGGCGGGCTGACCCGTGGCTGGCTGGGCGACTTCACCTGGGCGCTGCCCGCCCTCGGCCTGGCCGGAACCTGGGGGGCGTTCGGGCTGTGCATGGTGCTGTTCGCCGCCGGAGCGCAGAACATCCCGAACGAGCTCTACGACGCCGCGCGCATGGACGGGGCGGGCCCGCTGCGCGAGTTCTTCACGGTGACCCTGCCGGGCCTGCGCGGACAGCTCGCCGTGGCGCTGACGCTCACCCTGCTCGGCGCGATCAGGGTCTTCGACATCGTGTGGCTCACCACCAAGGGTGGCCCGGGAACATCCACCATCACCCCCAGCGTGGTGCTCTACAAGCGGGCCTTCAGCAATCCGGACGTCGGCGCGGCCTGCGCCATCGGCGTGGTACTTGCAGTGGTCGCGCTGATCGTGTCGCTGGCCGTGGTCAAGCTCTCCGAAGGTGACGACTGA
- a CDS encoding phosphate starvation-inducible protein PhoH, whose protein sequence is MSRPLRPSALAAATLLPLVLTACGSSAAGDSSSGKEDPSTLTMAIIPSEDANSTAQHYKPLVKLIEDETGKKVVLQKATNYAAVIEAQRAHKAQIAVYGPLSYVVAKKSGVGVEPIARQLLTKGGTPGYWSYGITRGGNKDISGLSDFKSHKVCFVDENSTSGYLYPRAGLKKAGLKDGSYSKVMAGGHDASALSVAHGDCDAGFADNTMVDQLLIQKGKLKKGDLKVVWKSPLIPSSPVGVSTDLSGTLRRQLTDVFTKKANADYLKSKGYCEGDGCFIYGYWGYVPVKDSDYQTVRDVCATTGDPQCKAGS, encoded by the coding sequence ATGTCACGCCCCCTGCGCCCGTCCGCGCTCGCCGCCGCCACCCTGCTGCCGCTCGTGCTGACCGCCTGCGGCAGCAGCGCCGCCGGTGACTCCTCCTCCGGCAAAGAGGACCCCAGCACTCTCACGATGGCGATCATTCCCTCCGAGGATGCCAACTCGACGGCCCAGCACTACAAGCCGCTCGTCAAGCTGATCGAGGACGAGACCGGCAAGAAGGTCGTGCTGCAGAAGGCGACGAACTACGCCGCCGTGATCGAGGCCCAGCGCGCGCACAAGGCCCAGATCGCGGTCTACGGACCGCTGTCGTACGTGGTCGCCAAGAAGAGCGGTGTGGGTGTGGAGCCGATCGCCCGGCAGCTCCTCACCAAGGGCGGCACCCCCGGCTACTGGTCGTACGGCATCACCCGCGGCGGGAACAAGGACATCAGCGGTCTGTCCGACTTCAAGAGCCATAAGGTGTGCTTCGTCGACGAGAACTCCACGTCCGGCTATCTGTACCCGCGCGCGGGGCTGAAGAAGGCCGGGCTGAAGGACGGCTCGTACTCCAAGGTGATGGCGGGCGGCCACGACGCCTCGGCGCTCTCGGTGGCCCACGGGGACTGCGACGCGGGCTTCGCGGACAACACCATGGTCGACCAGTTGTTGATCCAGAAGGGCAAGCTGAAGAAGGGCGACTTGAAGGTGGTGTGGAAGTCGCCGCTCATCCCCAGTTCCCCGGTCGGGGTCTCCACCGACCTCAGCGGCACACTGCGCCGCCAGCTCACCGACGTCTTCACCAAGAAGGCCAATGCCGACTATCTGAAGTCCAAGGGGTACTGCGAGGGCGACGGCTGCTTCATCTACGGCTACTGGGGTTACGTCCCGGTCAAGGACTCCGACTACCAGACCGTTCGCGATGTGTGCGCCACCACCGGGGACCCGCAGTGCAAGGCCGGCTCATGA
- a CDS encoding beta-glucosidase produces the protein MAQAERAREAVVETALARLDLNAKARLLAGQDRWSLPALPQIGLKSLVMSDGPIGVRGVRWTADDPSIALPSPTALAATWDQDLAHRAGTLLAQEARRKGVHVLLAPTVNLHRSPLGGRHFEAYSEDPYLTGVIGAGYVNGVQSGGVGTTVKHFVANDAETERFTVDNLISERALRELYLAPFEFIVGNARPWGIMTAYNAVNGTTMTEHRRLVNEVLRAEWGFDGFNVSDWTAARSTKGAIEGGLDVAMPGPTTVYGDALAQAVRDGRVEETTVDDAVRNVLRLAARVGILEGAKPVVTDLPDLIDGEDLAREIAHRSFVLLRNEREALPLKPGTVALIGAAARDARILGGGSATVFPSRIVSPLDGLTAALPEGALSYAVGADPGTELAIARRGFELSAVCRDIEGTVIGTCRIPDGQIHWSGVDLPEGVTIQRLHTIELTGTFTPRETGPHTFGIKGVGAFRLGVDGTTYYNDVQRLDNDDPFSGIFDAPVPRAEAELTAGEAVEVSLIHDVAVSEDDALMRDITFALAHQGPRRDPDELIAEAVEAARAADTAVVVVATTDRVESEGFDRTDLRLPGRQDDLVRAVAAANPRTVVIVNSGSPVELPWREEVAAVLLSWFPGQEAGAALADVLTGAREPGGRLPTTWGSLDDAPVTQVAPEAGELPYSEGVFIGYRAWEKEGRTPTYAFGHGLGYTHWTYESVESNGTTATVRLRNSGERAGREVVQVYLSPGEPDAERPARWLAGFAGVEAGPGESAEVTIGLPRRAFETWDEKTGTWSLVNGSYEIEVGRSITDRRLTTTINV, from the coding sequence GTGGCACAGGCGGAGCGGGCCCGCGAGGCGGTCGTCGAAACGGCCCTCGCCAGGCTCGATCTGAACGCGAAGGCCCGGCTCCTGGCCGGACAGGACAGGTGGTCCCTGCCCGCGCTCCCCCAGATCGGTCTGAAGTCCCTGGTCATGTCCGACGGCCCGATCGGAGTGCGCGGTGTGCGCTGGACCGCCGACGACCCGTCGATCGCCCTGCCGTCCCCGACCGCGCTCGCCGCGACCTGGGACCAGGACCTGGCCCACCGCGCAGGCACCCTGCTCGCCCAGGAGGCCCGCCGCAAGGGCGTGCACGTCCTGCTCGCCCCCACCGTCAACCTGCACCGCTCCCCGCTCGGCGGCCGTCACTTCGAGGCATACAGCGAGGACCCGTACCTGACCGGCGTCATCGGCGCCGGCTATGTGAACGGCGTCCAGTCCGGCGGCGTGGGCACCACGGTCAAGCACTTCGTCGCCAACGACGCCGAGACCGAACGCTTCACCGTGGACAACCTGATCTCCGAGCGTGCCCTGCGCGAGCTGTACCTGGCTCCCTTCGAGTTCATCGTCGGGAACGCCCGCCCGTGGGGCATCATGACCGCCTACAACGCGGTCAACGGCACGACGATGACCGAACACCGCCGCCTGGTGAACGAGGTCCTGCGCGCTGAATGGGGCTTCGACGGCTTCAATGTCTCCGACTGGACGGCCGCCCGGTCGACGAAGGGCGCCATCGAGGGCGGCCTCGACGTGGCCATGCCCGGCCCGACCACGGTCTACGGCGACGCCCTCGCCCAGGCGGTGCGGGACGGCCGGGTCGAGGAGACCACGGTCGACGACGCCGTACGCAATGTGCTGCGGCTGGCCGCCCGCGTCGGCATCCTGGAGGGCGCCAAACCCGTCGTCACCGACCTGCCGGACCTCATCGACGGCGAGGACCTGGCCCGCGAGATCGCCCACCGCTCCTTCGTCCTGCTCCGCAACGAGCGCGAAGCCCTGCCGCTGAAGCCCGGAACGGTGGCGCTGATCGGCGCCGCCGCTCGCGACGCCCGCATCCTCGGCGGCGGCTCCGCCACCGTCTTCCCCTCCCGGATCGTCTCCCCGCTCGACGGCCTCACCGCCGCTCTCCCCGAGGGCGCCCTCAGCTACGCCGTCGGCGCCGACCCCGGTACCGAACTCGCCATAGCCCGCCGGGGCTTCGAGCTCAGCGCCGTGTGCCGGGACATCGAAGGCACCGTCATCGGCACCTGCCGCATCCCCGACGGGCAGATCCACTGGTCCGGTGTGGACCTCCCCGAGGGCGTCACCATCCAGCGCCTCCACACCATCGAACTCACCGGCACGTTCACCCCACGCGAGACCGGGCCGCACACCTTCGGTATCAAGGGCGTCGGCGCGTTCCGGCTCGGCGTCGACGGCACCACGTACTACAACGACGTCCAGCGCCTCGACAACGACGACCCCTTCTCGGGGATCTTCGATGCCCCCGTGCCGCGCGCCGAGGCCGAACTCACCGCCGGGGAAGCCGTCGAAGTGTCCCTCATCCACGACGTCGCGGTGTCCGAGGACGACGCTCTCATGAGGGACATCACCTTCGCCCTCGCCCACCAGGGGCCGCGGCGCGACCCCGATGAGCTGATCGCCGAGGCCGTCGAGGCCGCCCGCGCCGCCGACACCGCCGTGGTCGTCGTCGCCACCACCGACCGGGTCGAGTCGGAGGGCTTCGACCGCACCGATCTGCGTCTCCCCGGACGCCAGGACGATCTCGTCCGCGCCGTGGCCGCCGCCAATCCCCGCACCGTCGTGATCGTCAACTCCGGCTCCCCGGTGGAGCTTCCGTGGCGGGAGGAGGTCGCCGCCGTGCTGCTGAGCTGGTTCCCCGGCCAGGAGGCCGGCGCGGCCCTCGCCGACGTACTCACCGGCGCCCGGGAACCCGGCGGCCGGCTCCCCACCACCTGGGGCTCCCTCGACGATGCCCCGGTGACCCAAGTGGCCCCGGAGGCCGGCGAACTTCCCTACTCCGAGGGCGTGTTCATCGGATACCGAGCCTGGGAGAAAGAGGGCCGCACCCCGACCTACGCCTTCGGACACGGGCTCGGCTACACCCACTGGACCTACGAGTCCGTCGAGTCCAACGGCACGACGGCGACCGTCCGCCTCCGCAACTCCGGTGAGCGCGCGGGCCGCGAGGTCGTCCAGGTCTACCTCTCCCCCGGCGAGCCGGATGCCGAGCGGCCCGCTCGCTGGCTGGCCGGCTTCGCCGGTGTCGAGGCCGGGCCCGGCGAGAGCGCCGAGGTCACCATCGGCCTCCCGCGGCGCGCCTTCGAAACATGGGACGAGAAGACCGGCACATGGTCTCTGGTGAACGGTTCGTACGAGATCGAGGTGGGCCGCTCGATCACGGACCGTCGTCTGACGACGACGATCAACGTCTGA
- a CDS encoding sugar ABC transporter permease, whose protein sequence is MISTREKVFNYAFLTLLAAAVLFPVIWTLGVAVSPEITGSLDLGHMQWSNFTDAWQQAGLTQYLKSSLIITGTAVAISTALAILSGYAFGVLGVVGEKLLFPLMLFGIMIPLEAIVVPLYYDFQSQGLTDTYQGIILAHVGTGVSFGAFWMRAAFRTVPSSIGESAQVDGAGTWTALWRIYLPISRPAIVTFVLLNFMWTWNDYFLSLILVSDPAHQPMTLGLGAFSGRYLVHVNLLAAAAVLISVPVVGLYVFCQRQFIRGMLSGAVKG, encoded by the coding sequence ATGATCTCCACGCGGGAAAAGGTTTTCAACTACGCCTTTCTGACCCTGCTCGCCGCCGCGGTGCTCTTCCCGGTGATCTGGACCCTGGGCGTCGCGGTGAGCCCCGAGATCACCGGGTCGCTGGACCTCGGTCATATGCAGTGGTCCAACTTCACCGATGCCTGGCAGCAGGCCGGCCTCACGCAATACCTGAAGTCCAGCCTGATCATCACCGGTACGGCGGTGGCCATCTCGACCGCGCTGGCGATCCTCAGCGGCTACGCCTTCGGAGTGCTGGGCGTGGTGGGGGAAAAGCTGCTCTTTCCGCTGATGCTCTTCGGGATCATGATCCCCCTGGAAGCGATCGTCGTCCCGCTGTACTACGACTTCCAGTCGCAGGGACTGACCGACACCTACCAGGGCATCATCCTCGCCCATGTGGGCACGGGAGTGAGCTTCGGCGCGTTCTGGATGCGCGCGGCCTTCCGCACGGTGCCTTCCAGCATCGGCGAGTCGGCTCAGGTGGACGGCGCCGGCACCTGGACCGCGCTGTGGCGGATCTACCTGCCGATCTCCCGGCCCGCGATCGTCACCTTCGTCCTGCTCAACTTCATGTGGACCTGGAACGACTACTTCCTCTCCCTGATCCTGGTCTCCGATCCGGCTCACCAGCCGATGACGCTGGGCCTGGGCGCCTTCTCCGGCCGCTATCTGGTGCACGTCAACCTGCTCGCGGCGGCGGCGGTGCTGATCTCCGTCCCGGTCGTGGGCCTGTATGTGTTCTGTCAGCGGCAGTTCATCCGCGGCATGCTCTCCGGCGCGGTCAAGGGCTGA
- a CDS encoding glycoside hydrolase codes for MARVKIAYLGGGSSRGAGTMASFMHHGKEFDGSEFVLIDLDQDRLDVVRTITEKMARNAGLDITISTATDQREGLRDVDAVLSSYRPGGFEARALDERIPLKYGVIGQETQGPGGTMMALRSINIIKEVCANLADVAPRARIFNYTNPVNIVSQAVSDYTDIPIVSFCEGPIVFPPVVAKAAGLDPDKLKANLVGVNHNCWSNEATYDGQDAFPILRERYEALKDKPTEDRNGMRALHLAVAMESIPSDYFNYYYFKDEILRERQLAAKTRSEVILDSLPDYWEHYREQAASDAPQLEKDRSRGGIHELELAIEAISAFYNDAPARLPFNITNTGGWLPGFEESTVVELWGTVDGGGFHPEQQKPLPHSVRGIVQQLAEYQILTAKAAWEGTAADAVRALTANPLVPSLPVAEALYAELATAQRAWLPERLLP; via the coding sequence ATGGCTCGCGTCAAGATTGCCTACCTCGGTGGTGGCTCCTCGCGTGGAGCGGGGACCATGGCCTCCTTCATGCACCACGGCAAGGAGTTCGACGGCTCGGAGTTCGTGCTGATCGACCTCGACCAGGACCGACTCGACGTGGTCCGGACGATCACCGAGAAGATGGCCCGCAACGCGGGCCTCGACATCACCATCAGCACCGCGACCGACCAGCGTGAGGGCCTGCGCGACGTCGACGCCGTGCTCAGCAGCTACCGTCCCGGCGGCTTCGAGGCCCGGGCGCTTGACGAGCGGATCCCGCTCAAGTACGGCGTCATCGGTCAGGAGACCCAAGGGCCCGGCGGCACGATGATGGCGTTGCGTTCGATCAACATCATCAAGGAGGTCTGCGCCAACCTCGCCGACGTCGCGCCCCGCGCCCGGATCTTCAACTACACCAACCCGGTCAACATCGTCTCCCAGGCGGTCTCCGACTACACCGACATCCCGATCGTCTCCTTCTGCGAGGGCCCGATCGTCTTCCCGCCGGTCGTCGCCAAGGCCGCCGGGCTCGACCCGGACAAGCTCAAGGCCAACCTCGTCGGCGTCAACCACAACTGCTGGTCGAACGAGGCGACCTACGACGGGCAGGACGCCTTCCCGATCCTGCGCGAGCGCTACGAGGCGCTGAAGGACAAGCCCACCGAGGACCGCAACGGCATGCGTGCGCTGCACCTGGCGGTGGCGATGGAGTCCATTCCCTCGGACTACTTCAACTACTACTACTTCAAGGACGAGATCCTGCGCGAGCGGCAGTTGGCCGCCAAGACCCGCTCCGAGGTCATCCTGGACTCGCTGCCCGACTACTGGGAGCACTACCGGGAGCAGGCCGCCTCCGACGCCCCGCAGCTCGAGAAGGACCGTTCGCGCGGCGGGATCCACGAGCTGGAGCTGGCCATCGAGGCGATCAGCGCGTTCTACAACGACGCCCCGGCGCGTCTCCCCTTCAACATCACCAACACCGGTGGCTGGCTGCCCGGATTCGAGGAGTCGACCGTCGTCGAGCTGTGGGGCACGGTGGACGGCGGGGGCTTCCACCCCGAGCAGCAGAAGCCGCTGCCGCACTCGGTGCGTGGCATCGTCCAGCAGCTGGCCGAGTACCAGATCCTCACCGCCAAGGCGGCCTGGGAGGGGACGGCCGCGGACGCCGTCCGTGCCCTGACGGCCAATCCGCTCGTGCCCTCGCTGCCGGTGGCCGAGGCGCTGTACGCCGAGCTGGCCACGGCGCAGCGGGCCTGGCTGCCGGAGCGTCTGCTGCCGTGA